In a genomic window of Parambassis ranga chromosome 24, fParRan2.1, whole genome shotgun sequence:
- the LOC114428508 gene encoding kinesin-like protein KIF13B isoform X3 codes for MDDNSLSHSNVKVAIRVRPMNRREKDLKTKCVVEMEGNQTVLHPAITNVNKGDPRNQPKVFAYDHCFWSMDESQKDKFAGQDVVFQCLGQSLLDNAFMGYNACIFAYGQTGSGKSYTMMGSAEQPGLIPRLCSSLFSRTVQEAREGESFTVEVSYMEIYNEKVRDLLDPKGSRQALRVREHKVLGPYVDGLSRLAVTSYKDIESLMSEGNKSRTVAATNMNEESSRSHAVFNIVLTHTLMDLRSGTSGEKVSKLGLVDLAGSERAAKTGAAGERLKEGSNINKSLSTLGLVISALADQGVGKNKSKFVPYRDSVLTWLLKDSLGGNSRTAMVATISPAADNYDETLSTLRYADRAKSIINHAVVNEDPNARIIRELREEVEKLREQLTEAESMKAPELKERLEESEKLIQEMTVTWEEKLRKTEDIAQERQKQLESLGISLQSSGIRLVDDKCFLVNLNADPALNELLVYYLKEHTRVGSANSQDIQLCGMAIQAEHCVIDVTENNSVVLTHHRNARTCVNGNPVTSPVQLHHGDRILWGNNHFFRINLPRHMVRVGGEEEEGGSAMKTYLSTDRLEVDFDASSDVSSELSFSYEFAQAEVMMKGMGNNDPLQAVLQTLERQHEEEKRCALERQRQMYEQELQQLRQRLTPEKPSHLLEASGLSVGAAASAISSPSSHKRMRRWSEDREAMMTRSLRRLREQIVRARLLAQEASFIAEELSKKTEYLVTLQIPAANLDANRKRDAVLSEPAIQVRRKGKGTQIWALEKMENRLVDMRELYQEWKDFDEDDPLMRSYFKRADPFFDEQENHSLIGVANVFLACLFYDVKLQYAVPIINQKGEVAGRLHVEVWRGTESSDGEGVAKPDTHLSSTDGDAQERKLDCVVKILQATGLPRHLSNFVFCQYHFWGQEEPVFTAPEMAPSSSSSASRDPQCTVVFDSAKELSMPVSEDFVEYLAEGAVAIEVYGHKQVNHRRNLALWDLGVIQAKTRSLRERWSEVTRRLELWVQLMELNEAGVFTAVEVVPAKDVRTGGIFQLRQGQSRRAQVEVRPVPDSGTMPLITASILSVSIGDVKVQQITRNDPKWGGDEDMDSYQEVDLERMREQWLITLTQRQEYLDQQLQKIVSKPDKSEEDVERESQLLECRLTLTEERNAVLVPSAGSGIPGAPVERVPVPGMETHIPVLFLDLSADDFQSSLSAPLAGGLDAQLNGEDDDDFFDLHIVKHCDPEVKVEASWDSTVHECPQLSRVTSAEQRVYLTVRVVVQLSHPAHMQLVLRKRICVNVTGRQGFAQSLLKRMSHRSTIPGCGVTFEIVSNIPGDIHGPEDREMLARLAASAEDDQSADSEAAIEKYLRSVLAVENVLTLDRLRQEVAVREQLAVKGKAARRCLSSPNVNRGWDSHQDLSVLPPPTRRTLPSSVSQTLNPETVHSGFAASYLPPVKAVPKLLKSLLPGGKDNSRDQTAVHQQISCPEQERSRIDVFDLLTDSRPGVHSLPRIVVQSASIEEGMSTHQQPVPIEEIIPSDLQTDVPRSVPLPPPIIPETDDSNPSPVSEASSGYMSTSISTATLSEVYTLSWDIPPLGSSRDAEEEENIVTQFSNLPVTTGHESVPGDQSEPQQSSPVSATDQSLPEPDDTLSNSNQNQQKTKPDPVPEADLSSQEPHSAAAHIGSDQLDNSETPKDSVVQDNETKHTEVQLIEPDQTKPATEDLEEPATNSTECEPSPNKEEDPSQLESIVPQHQQPKQNAPDGTQDPAPNLIPAVPVPSSPAPEPSADLQALSKDKEPASEATDLNNTSFLPSSSALDEVQQVAPSAITPAAPLFSPQPCKSGSSAANPFKIQKVKSSDLKSFKPILHEEEGKPAQVDRASSLGTGLNLSVPMESLEIISDSEEGDGAASAVLPEWLKEGEFVTVGSNKTGTVRYVGPTDFAEGTWVGVELEVPAGKNDGSVGGKHYFHCNPGYGVLVRPHRVNRGGAKRRRQQHQQQQQQKRHSANLSGSSPNLAALTALAKGEGGGASTGRSRGENRKSWNT; via the exons ATGGATGACAACAGTCTGAGTCACTCCAATGTAAAGGTCGCTATTCGTGTGCGGCCAATGAACAGGAGAG AAAAAGACctaaaaacaaagtgtgtggtGGAGATGGAGGGCAACCAGACTGTTCTGCATCCAGCCATCACCAATGTAAACAAAGGAGATCCCCG GAATCAGCCAAAG gtcTTTGCATATGACCACTGTTTCTGGTCTATGGATGAATCCCAAAAGGACAAGTTTGCAG GTCAGGATGTTGTGTTCCAGTGCCTTGGACAGAGTCTGCTGGACAATGCCTTCATGGGCTACAATGCCTGCATCTTTGCTTACGGACAGACAG GTTCTGGGAAGTCGTACACCATGATGGGCTCAGCGGAGCAGCCTGGTCTGATCCCCCgactctgcagctctctgttcaGCAGGACTGTGCAGGAGGCCCGCGAAGGAGAGAGCTTCACTGTGGAGGTCTCTTACATGGAGATTTACAACGAGAAGGTTCGGGATCTGCTCGACCCCAAAGG AAGTCGACAAGCACTGAGAGTCAGAGAGCACAAAGTTTTGGGGCCGTATGTTGACGGTTTGTCACGCCTGGCTGTTACAAGCTACAAG GACATAGAGTCTCTGATGTCAGAGGGAAATAAATCTCGCACAGTGGCAGCTACAAACATGAACGAAGAGAGCAGCCGATCCCACGCTGTGTTCAACATCGTCCTCACGCACACACTCATGGACCTACGGTCCGGT ACAAGTGGAGAGAAGGTGAGCAAGCTGGGTCTGGTGGATCTTGCTGGAAGTGAACGAGCAGCAAAGACgggagcagcaggagagaggCTGAAAGAAGGCAGCAACATCAACAA GTCTCTCAGCACTCTGGGTTTAGTTATCTCAGCCTTGGCTGATCAAGGAGTAGGAAAGAACAAAAGCAAGTTTGTTCCCTACAGAGACTCTGTCCTCACCTGGCTGCTcaag GACAGCCTCGGAGGAAACAGCCGCACTGCCATGGTCGCCACCATCAGCCCGGCAGCAGACAACTATGATGAGACTCTGTCCACTCTGCGTTATGCCGACAGGGCTAAGAGCATCATTAACCATGCCGTGGTGAACGAAGACCCGAACGCCAGGATCATCCGTGAGCTCCGGGAGGAAGTCGAGAAGCTCAGGGAGCAGCTCACAGAGGCCGAG TCTATGAAGGCCCCTGAACTGAAGGAGCGACTAGAGGAGTCTGAAAAACTGATCCAAGAAATGACAGTCACCTGGGAGGAGAAACTCAGGAAGACCGAGGATATTGCACAA GAGCGTCAAAAGCAGCTGGAGAGTCTGGGTATCTCTCTTCAGTCATCTGGCATCAGATTGGTGGATGACAAGTGCTTTTTGGTCAACCTCAACGCTGACCCTGCTCTCAATGAGCTGCTGGTCTACTACCTGAAG GAGCACACACGCGTGGGCTCAGCTAACTCTCAGGACATTCAGCTGTGTGGGATGGCCATCCAAGCCGAGCACTGCGTCATCGATGTCACAGAGAACAACAGCGTGGTGCTCACCCATCACCGAAATGCTCG AACATGTGTAAATGGTAATCCAGTCACCAGTCCAGTCCAGCTTCACCACGGGGACAGAATCCTCTGGGGTAACAACCACTTCTTCAG GATCAACCTACCCAGGCATATGGTCCGCGtggggggtgaggaggaggagggtggaagTGCCATGAAGACGTATTTGAGCACCGACCGGCTGGAGGTGGACTTTGACGCGTCCAGCGACGTGTCAAGTGAGCTGAGCTTCAGCTATGAGTTTGCCCAGGCCGAGGTCATGATGAAAGGCATGGGCAACAATG ACCCCTTACAAGCAGTACTACAGACCCTGGAGAGGCAGCATGAGGAGGAGAAGCGCTGTGCTCTAGAGCGCCAAAGGCAGATGTACGAGCAGGAGCTACAGCAGCTTCGCCAGAGACTCACCCCAGAGAAACCCTCCCACCTCCTGGAGGCATCAGGCCTTTCGGTGggtgctgctgcctctgccaTATCATCACCCAGCTCTCACAAACGTATGCGGCGCTGGAGCGAGGACAG AGAGGCGATGATGACTCGAAGCCTGAGGCGTCTCAGGGAGCAGATAGTTCGGGCCAGGCTGTTGGCCCAGGAAGCCAGCTTCATTGCTGAGGAGCTCAGCAAGAAGACAGAGTATCTGGTCACCCTGCAGATACCTGCTGCCAACTTGGATGCCAACAGAAAG CGTGATGCGGTGCTGAGTGAGCCAGCCATCCAGGTCCGTCGTAAAGGCAAAGGGACGCAAATCTGGGCTCTGGAGAAGATGGAGAATAGGttggtggacatgagggagctCTACCAAGAGTGGAAGGACTTTGATGAAGACGACCCT TTGATGCGGTCGTATTTCAAACGTGCCGACCCGTTCTTTGACGAGCAGGAGAATCACAGTCTGATCGGTGTGGCCAATGTTTTCCTGGCCTGCTTGTTCTACGATGTCAAGTTACAGTATGCAGTGCCCATCATCAACCAGAAGGGGGAG gtGGCAGGTCGGCTGCATGTGGAGGTGTGGCGTGGTACAGAGAGCTCTGATGGGGAAGGTGTAGCAAAACCTGACACTCATCTGAGCAGCACTGATGGAGATGCCCAGGAACGCAAACTGGACTGTGTG GTAAAAATCCTCCAGGCCACCGGCCTTCCTCGCCACCTGTCCAATTTCGTCTTCTGTCAATATCACTTCTGGGGGCAGGAGGAGCCAGTGTTCACAGCTCCAGAGATGGCACCATCCAGCTCATCCTCTGCTTCCAGAGACCCTCAGTGTACTGTGGTCTTTGACAGTGCCAAG GAGCTGTCTATGCCAGTATCAGAGGACTTTGTGGAGTACCTGGCTGAGGGCGCGGTGGCCATTGAAGTGTACGGCCACAAACAGGTCAATCATCGCAGGAACCTGGCGCTGTGGGACCTCGGGGTGATTCAAGCCAAGACCAGATCCCTCAGAGAGAG GTGGAGTGAGGTGACCCGTCGGCTGGAGCTGTGGGTGCAACTGATGGAGCTGAATGAGGCGGGCGTGTTCACAGCTGTAGAAGTTGTTCCTGCTAAAGATGTCCGAACAGGAGGAATCTTCCAGCTCAGACAG GGTCAGTCTCGTCGGGCACAGGTGGAGGTGCGTCCAGTACCAGACTCAGGCACCATGCCTCTCATTACAGCCTCCATCCTATCTGTTTCCATCGGGGACGTGAAGGTCCAACAGATCACCAGAAATGATCCAAAATGG GGTGGGGATGAAGACATGGACAGCTATCAA gaggTTGACCTGGAGAGGATGAGGGAACAGTGGTTGATCACTCTCACTCAGAGACAGGAGTATCTggaccagcagctgcagaaaataGTGTCCAAACCAG ATAAGTCAGAGGAAGATGTTGAAAGGGAGTCCCAGCTGCTGGAGTGTCGTCTGACCCTCACGGAAGAACGCAACGCTGTTCTGGTGCCATCGGCTGGCAGTGGCATCCCCGGAGCACCAgtagaaag gGTTCCTGTCCCTGGAATGGAAACACACATTCCTGTCCTGTTCCTGGATCTCAGCG ctgatgATTTCCAGTCCAGTCTTTCAGCTCCATTGGCCGGAGGACTGGATGCACAACTCAACGGGGAGGATGACGATGACTTCTTTGACCTTCATATTGTTAAACACTGTGATCCAGAG GTGAAGGTGGAGGCTTCATGGGACTCGACAGTCCACGAGTGCCCCCAGTTGAGTCGCGTGACGTCCGCTGAGCAGAGAGTCTACCTGACGGTGCGCGTGGTGGTGCAGCTGAGCCACCCTGCTCACATGCAGCTGGTCCTCAGGAAGCGCATCTGTGTCAACGTCACTGGGAGACAG GGTTTTGCCCAGAGTCTCCTGAAGAGAATGTCTCATCGCAGCACCATCCCAGGCTGTGGAGTCACCTTTGAAATTGTTTCCAACATCCCAGGG GATATCCACGgcccagaggacagagagatgcTTGCCAGATTGGCAGCCAGCGCCGAGGACGATCAATCTGCTGACAGCGAGGCTGCCATAGAAAAATACCTCCGCAGCGTCCTAGCAGTGGAGAACGTCCTCACTCTGGACAGACTCAGACAG gaggtGGCTGTAAGGGAACAGCTGGCAGTCAAAGGCAAAGCTGCTAGACGCTGCCTGAGCTCTCCAAACGTCAACAGG ggGTGGGACAGCCATCAAGACCTTTCCGTGTTGCCTCCCCCAACCAGACGTACACTGCCCAGCTCTGTGTCTCAGACCCTGAACCCAGAGACAG tgCATTCAGGCTTTGCTGCATCTTATCTCCCTCCAGTGAAGGCCGTACCCAAGCTGCTCAAGTCACTGCTTCCTGGTGGGAAGGATAATAGCAGAGACCAGACAGCTGTCCATCAGCAG ATTTCATGTCCTGAGCAGGAGAGGAGTAGGATAGATGTGTTTGACCTGCTGACTGACAGTAGACCTGGTGTCCAT AGTCTGCCGCGTATCGTGGTGCAGTCAGCCAGCATCGAAGAGGGCATGAGTACACATCAGCAGCCG GTTCCCATTGAGGAAATCATTCCTTCAGACCTCCAGACAGACGTTCCCAGGTCCGTGCCCCTCCCACCGCCAATCATCCCAGAGACAGACGACTCCAACCCCAGCCCAGTAAGCGAAGCCTCCAGCGGCTACATGTCGACCAGCATATCTACAGCCACGCTGTCTGAGGTCTACACTCTGAGCTGGGACATTCCTCCATTAGGCTCCAGCagagatgcagaggaagaggaaaatatTGTCACACAGTTTTCAAATCTTCCTGTCACCACTGGTCATGAATCTGTTCCTGGTGACCAGTCAGAGCCTCAGCAgtcttcacctgtgtctgcGACTGACCAATCGCTGCCTGAACCAGACGACACTCTGTCTAATTCAAACCAGAATCAACAAAAAACTAAACCTGATCCAGTTCCAGAAGCTGATTTATCAAGCCAAGAACCACATTCAGCAGCTGCCCACATTGGATCAGATCAACTAGACAATTCAGAGACACCTAAAGACTCAGTGGTACAAGACAATGAAACCAAACATACAGAGGTACAGCTGATAGAACCCGACCAAACCAAACCAGCCACAGAAGATCTGGAGGAGCCTgccacaaacagcacagagtgtGAACCCTCACCTAACAAGGAAGAAGACCCGAGTCAATTGGAATCTATTGTCCCACAGCACCAGCAGCCCAAACAAAACGCTCCTGATGGTACACAAGATCCAGCTCCAAACCTGATCCCAGCAGTACCTGTACCTTCAAGTCCTGCTCCAGAACCCTCTGCTGATCTTCAAGCTTTATCCAAGGACAAAGAGCCAGCTTCCGAAGCCACAGATTTAAATAACACCTCCTTCCTGCCCTCATCCTCAGCCCTCGATGAGGTCCAGCAGGTAGCCCCTTCTGCTATAACACCTGCAGCCCCTCTGTTCAGTCCTCAGCCTTGCAAATCTGGCTCCTCAGCAGCGAACCCATTCAAGATCCAGAAAGTCAAGTCTTCAGACCTCAAGTCCTTTAAGCCTATTTTGCATGAGGAAGAGGGTAAACCTGCACAGGTGGATCGAGCCAGCAGCCTCGGGACAGGACTAAACCTCTCAGTGCCGATGGAAAGCCTGGAGATTATCTCGGACTCTGAGGAAGGAGATGGAGCTGCTTCTGCTGTTCTTCCTGAGTGGCTGAAAGAGGGGGAGTTTGTGACTGTGGGGTCAAATAAGACCGGAACAGTACGATATGTAGGACCCACAGATTTTGCAGAGGGGACCTGGGTTGGAGTGGAACTGGAGGTACCAGCAG GAAAGAACGATGGCTCGGTGGGCGGTAAGCACTACTTCCACTGTAACCCTGGTTACGGAGTGCTGGTAAGACCTCACAGAGTGAACCGTGGTGGTGCCAAACGCCGTCGCcagcaacatcagcagcagcagcagcaaaagcgTCATAGTGCCAACTTGTCTGGTTCCAGCCCAAACCTGGCAGCTCTTACTGCTCTGGCCAAAGGTGAGGGAGGCGGAGCATCGACCGGCCGCAGCAGAGGAGAGAACCGGAAGTCATGGAACACTTGA